The genome window GCTGGCCTACCAGGAAGCGTGGCGCCGAATAGCAGAAGGAGGTAAGGGAAATTGTCCCCGGTGAGGGTTCGTTTTGCTCCCAGTCCCACCGGAAGTCTTCACGTGGGAGGCGCCCGGACGGCGCTTTTTAACTGGCTTTTTGCCCGCCATCACGGCGGAGCCTTTGTATTGCGCATCGATGACACCGATACCGACCGCTCCTCGGAATCGGCCCTGGAGCAGATACTTTCCTCCCTGCGCTGGCTGGGCCTGGATTGGGACGAGGGGCCGGATGTCGGCGGTCCCTACGGCCCCTACCGGCAGACGGAGAGGCTGGCCCTCTACCGGGAGGCGGCCGAGAAACTGCTGGATGAGGGTCGGGCCTACAGGTGCTACTGCACCCCGGAGGAGCTGGCCGCCCAGAGGGAGGAGGCCCGCCGCCAGGGCCGCCCTACCACCTACGACGGCCGCTGCGCCCGCCTGAGCCGGGCGAAGCAGCTCGAGCTGGAGGCGCAGGGTAGGAGGCCGGCAATAAGGCTGAAGGCCGACCGGCGGGAGCCGGTAGTGCTGCACGACCGGGTAAGGGGCGAGGTTGTCTTCCAGCCCGAGGTGCTGGAAGACCTGGTCATCGTTAAGAGCAACGGCTATCCTACCTACAACTTCGCCTGCGTGGTGGACGACCACCAGATGGCGATCACCCACGTCATCCGGGCCGAGGAACACCTTTCCAATACCCCCAAGCAGGTGCTGGTATATGAGGCCCTGGGTTACCCCCTCCCGGAGTTTGCCCACGTGCCCATGATCCTGGCTCCCGACCGCAGCAAGCTGAGCAAGCGGCACGGCGCCACTTCGGTAGAGGAATACCGCGAAGAGGGCTTCCTGCCCGAGGCCCTGGTGAACTACCTGGCGCTGCTGGGCTGGTCGCCGGGCGGGGAGGAGGAGTTTCTGACCTCGCAGGAAATGATCGACCGCTTCTCGCTGGAAAGGGTCTCCAAGAACCCGGCCATATACGATCAGAAAAAGATCGCCTGGATGAACGGCCACTACCTTACCCGCGCCGATCTGGATCGGGTGGCGCGTCTGGCCCTGCCCTTCTTCGTGGAAATGGGACTGGTGGCACCGGGGAACGAGCAAAAGGAATGGGAGCGGGTGCGCGAGGTGGTAGGCCTGGTTCGGGACCGGGTGAAGACCCTCAAGGAGGTGGCCGAGGCCGGCACCTACTTCTTCCGCTCGGACTTTACCTACGAGCCGCAGGGGGTGGCCAAGCACTTTGCGGTCCCGGGGCGGGCAGATCTCCTGACCAGGGTGGGCGAGCGGCTGGCCGAACTGGAGAGGTTCGACGCCGAAAGCGTGGAGCATGCCTGCCGCAGCCTGGCAGACGAACTGGGTGTCAAGGCGGCGGCGATAATTCACTGCCTGCGCCTCGCGCTCACCGGGCGGACGATGGGCCCGGGCCTGTTCGACAT of Clostridia bacterium contains these proteins:
- the gltX gene encoding glutamate--tRNA ligase, which codes for MSPVRVRFAPSPTGSLHVGGARTALFNWLFARHHGGAFVLRIDDTDTDRSSESALEQILSSLRWLGLDWDEGPDVGGPYGPYRQTERLALYREAAEKLLDEGRAYRCYCTPEELAAQREEARRQGRPTTYDGRCARLSRAKQLELEAQGRRPAIRLKADRREPVVLHDRVRGEVVFQPEVLEDLVIVKSNGYPTYNFACVVDDHQMAITHVIRAEEHLSNTPKQVLVYEALGYPLPEFAHVPMILAPDRSKLSKRHGATSVEEYREEGFLPEALVNYLALLGWSPGGEEEFLTSQEMIDRFSLERVSKNPAIYDQKKIAWMNGHYLTRADLDRVARLALPFFVEMGLVAPGNEQKEWERVREVVGLVRDRVKTLKEVAEAGTYFFRSDFTYEPQGVAKHFAVPGRADLLTRVGERLAELERFDAESVEHACRSLADELGVKAAAIIHCLRLALTGRTMGPGLFDIVAALGKAATLERVQRAVEYVRSLPQSVS